From one Lemur catta isolate mLemCat1 chromosome 5, mLemCat1.pri, whole genome shotgun sequence genomic stretch:
- the LRAT gene encoding lecithin retinol acyltransferase gives MKNPMLEVVSLLLEKLLLIANLKLFSSGAPGEDKGRKSFYEISSFLRGDVLEVPRTHLTHYGIYLGDNRVAHLMPDILLALTDDKGRTQKVVSNKRLILGVIVKVASIRVDTVEDFAYGANILVNHLDESLKKKALLNEEVARRAERRIGLTSYSLLWDNCEHFVTYCRYGTPISPQADKFCENVKIIIRDQRSVLASAVLGLASIVCMGLASYTTLPAIFIPFCLWMAG, from the exons ATGAAGAACCCGATGCTGGAGGTGGTGTCCCTACTACTGGAGAAGCTGCTCCTCATCGCCAACCTCAAGCTCTTCAGTTCGGGCGCCCCGGGCGAAGACAAAGGGAGGAAGAGTTTCTATGAGATCAGCTCTTTCCTCCGAGGCGACGTGCTGGAGGTGCCCCGGACCCACCTGACCCACTATGGCATCTACCTGGGCGACAACCGTGTCGCCCACCTGATGCCCGACATCCTGTTGGCCCTGACCGACGACAAGGGGCGCACGCAAAAGGTGGTCTCCAACAAGCGTCTCATCTTGGGCGTCATTGTCAAAGTGGCCAGCATCCGCGTGGATACAGTGGAGGACTTCGCCTACGGAGCCAACATCCTGGTCAATCACCTGGACGAGTCCCTCAAGAAGAAGGCGCTGCTCAACGAGGAAGTGGCGCGTAGGGCCGAGAGGCGGATAGGCTTAACTTCCTACAGCCTACTGTGGGACAACTGCGAGCACTTCGTGACCTACTGCAGATACGGCACTCCGATCAGCCCCCAGGCCGACAAG ttttgtgAGAATGTGAAGATAATTATTCGTGATCAGAGAAGTGTCCTTGCTTCAGCAGTCTTGGGACTGGCATCTATAGTCTGTATGGGCTTGGCATCATATACTACTCTTCCTgcaatttttattccattctgCTTATGGATGGCTGGCTAA